The Anguilla rostrata isolate EN2019 chromosome 1, ASM1855537v3, whole genome shotgun sequence nucleotide sequence TAGGCCACTTGCAACCTCCACATTAAGGTAGGCCACTTGAAACTTCCTCAACCACATGAAGGTAGGCCTCTTACTACCTCCACATCCACATGAAGGTAGGCCACTTACTACCACCTCAACCACATGAAGGTAGGCCACGTCCAACTTTCTCAATCACAAGGTAGGGCATGTCCAACGGCAGCACAAGTACATTCAAACAGCTCACTGCTATAAAAAGGCTACAAATCCCAAGTTTGTAGTCATCTTGGTACGCtcagtttgtttcattttaggAAGCAGGCACCTGaagtttttccccccccaagaCAGAACAAACTGCTAATGCAAGATTAATAGGTCAGAACAAATAGAGTACACCAAATGTAAATGCCTTTAAACGTAAAACCTTTTGCATATAGCTGCTTGCCAAAATGTCACAACGGTGACTCTGTGCCTAACCGTCTGCCAATTTTTGGaacttattcatttatttctggagGTGCAGAATTGAAAACCtgcgcttttattttgttttttttttccctccccagaGGAAGCACGCCTCCATCCCCCTGGACCCGATCTCCAGCCTGACCAAGCAGTGGTCCCCCCTGCCCACCCTCAGCGTCCCCCAGCCCAAGAAGTGGCACAGCACGGACGCCAGCCAGACGCAGGCCGACCGGGCGCTGGTCAACCTGGTGGCGGGCGAGCAGCTGCCCGTGTCCATCGTGGAGAGCCCGCTGTTCCTGGCGTTCATGCGCGAGACGCAGCCCGCCTACAACGTGCCCAGCCGCGCCCACTTCGCCAACACGCTGGTGTGCCAGCAGTACCGCCTGCTCCACGGCCGGCTGGAGGCGCTGGTGAGGGCCGCCCAGAGCGTGTGCCTGACCGTGGACACCTGGGCgggcgagcggggcggggcctACACGGCGGTGACGGGCCACCTGATCGTGGACTTCGCCGTGCGCTCGGTGCTGTTCTCCTGCAGGCGCGTGCGCGGGCGGCAGACGGGCGAGGACATCCTCAACTACTGCGAGAGCGTGCTGGCCGTCTACAACATGCCCGGCAAGATCGCCATCGTCGTCAGCGACAACGCGccgcgcgccgccgccgccctgccGGGGTTCCAGCCCCGCGAGGCCGCCATCGCCGACGCCGCTGCCGATGAGCCCGGGCCGGacgctggggtgggggtgggcggggtcaaGCAGGAGGCCCCCTGCGCCGcggcggaggagggggagggggaggagggcggggccgcggcCAGCTCCTGCGCGCCCCGCTACGTGTCCCAGCACGAGCCGTCCTTCGCCCACGCGCTCCAGCTGGTGGTGCGGGACGGGCTCCGGGCCACCCCGCAGCCCACCGCGGACGTGCTGGCGCGGGTGTCCGCCATGGCGGCCCGCGCCCGCGACGCCGCGCCCGCGTCCGCCGCCGACCCGCTGGAGGAGCCGCCCAAGAGCGGCGGGCGCTGGAACGCCCAGCTCAAGCTCGCCAAGAGCGTGCTGGCCGACCAGGAGGACAAGCCGGGCCCCCCCGGGGGCCTGGCCCCCGCCGACAGGGCCGTCCTGGAGGACTTCCTCAACATCCTGCGGCCCTTCGAGGAGATCACGGACCGCGTGCAGGGCGAGCGGGTGGTGCCCGCCAGCCTGGTCATCCCCTCCATCCGGGGCATCCGCAAGCACCTCGGCTCCCCGTCCGAGCACAACCACAAGCTGGTGGTGTCGCTGACCATCGCCGCCGACCGCTGGCTAATGTGCTACGAGGAGAAGACGTGCTACCTGCGCGCCACCATGCTGGACCCGCGGCTCAAGCTGCGCTGGTGCGTGGGCGAGCGGGCGTCCCTTCTGAAGGACGACCTGCTGaccctcgccgccgccgccactgcCACTGTCACCGCCGTGGGCCCCCAGGGGCCGgacgccgcccccccccgccccggagCCCCAGCCCCCGCCCAAAAAGAAGTGCCTGTTCCCCTTCTTCGAGGACGAGCCCCAGGACTACGCGCCCAGCCCACACGCCGAGGAGGTGGACGCCTACCTGCAGGAGCCCTGCATCCCGTACCACCAGGACCCGCTGGTGTTCTGGAGGGGCAACCAGCAGCGCTTCCCCCGGCTCGCCCCCCTGGCCCTGCACTACCTGTGCATCCCCGCCGCCCCGGTCCCGGCCCTGCACCCCGACAGCTCCCGGCTGTCCGACGTCGACTTCCAGAACCTCATGTTCATCAAGCTCAACAGCGGCCTGCTGTGACAGACCTCCGCGGCGTCCcgttcaaaaagaaaaaaaaccctaactACAAACCGATACGATCCCCAGCGCTCCTGTGAGACTCAATATAGCTCGATAAAAGGTTTTACTGTAAACAAGTCCACAAGGTGGCTGTCTGCAGACTACGCCGTATTCAGACACaaaaaaggagaggaggaaaaaaaaaacagaaaaaaaaaaacaaggggcCTTTCAAGCGAACTCTGCTCGCTTGGTTGCCTGGTAACATCAGCCTCAATTACGTGCGTTGAATCAGGAAGCTTGGATTTGCATACTGAATTTGCATTTCCAAAGTCTGACGCATTTATTTGCATCGAGGCCTTtacacaggtgcataaaattaGGAAAATTTGCCGCGCGGACATTTGAGCGGGCGACCCTGTTCATGGCAGAAACAAGATGGCAGGGCAGGAGAACTGCCGACTGTCGATGCTGCGTTAGAGCTTAGCGTCCCCTTAGCTGCGGCAGGGCTGCTTCGTACACAGAATACAAACACGGCAAAGCCACAGCAATTTGATAGCTCTCATCTCATTCCAGCAAATAATCCAAATTGATCCAAGTACCCAGCAGAACGGGCCAGGAACTGTGCTTGCATTTGAATGCTACAGCACTAATACCGGGTATCTACGCCCTATGGATCACGCCCTATGGACAGTGGATCACACAAAGGAGGTCAGATGTTAGTAGGGGAAGAGCGTGTGACTTCTCCTGTCGTACGCAGAGAGAGGCGGTTCGCACAGTCGTGCGTGGGTAGTGAGTGGCTGCCCTTACCCTCCTCGTAGACAAGCTTGGCAGTGTGGTCCACGTCCGTGACTTTGTGGGCACTGTCACCTGCTGCCACCTGGTGGAGACGAAGGGAAGTGCACGTTCAGGCAGAGCAAAAGCCAAGGAAAATGGCTGAACTGACTTTTGCTTAACTGCGTTTCATTTCGCAATGTTGGGTTTGATCGGAACAGCAGACAGTGGatcacacacagtttacacGTAGACTAAATTATaagtacacacaaacaattcTGTAACTAATTAACCTGCTAATTACGTTTACTAGAAACCACATTTTTAGGGAGGTAACAAAataacatgcatacacatttctGAGCTGCACAGTTTACATGAATTATGTCTGAGACCACTCACCTGTGTCATCAGCAGGTACAGCTTGCCGTGCAGTCTGGTTAGCTTGTGCAGCATCTTGACTCTCCCCTCGATCATGTGATACAGCACCCCCAGCTGGGACACCAGGTCTggcagctgaaacaggaaatggagttGATCGTACGCATCGTCGGGAAGAGCAGGAGCACAGCTACTGCACGCGTGCAGACGGGCAGATGGACAGGCCGAGCGTTGGGCTGAATAAACTGCTGGGCAGCTGGAACTGGGCGTGGCCTGGCTCGTTACGGTCCACAGTGTCCAACGAGTCCCATTAACGGGAAGGATATCGGCTAAGCAGGATCTGTGACACAAATCTGGAAATTGGCAGTTACACAAGACGGAAGGGCCTC carries:
- the LOC135238080 gene encoding uncharacterized protein LOC135238080 is translated as MSKRRASVVFDHFYIPDNGEEVCKARCKYCPLEMSFNRKATSNLLNHMKRKHASIPLDPISSLTKQWSPLPTLSVPQPKKWHSTDASQTQADRALVNLVAGEQLPVSIVESPLFLAFMRETQPAYNVPSRAHFANTLVCQQYRLLHGRLEALVRAAQSVCLTVDTWAGERGGAYTAVTGHLIVDFAVRSVLFSCRRVRGRQTGEDILNYCESVLAVYNMPGKIAIVVSDNAPRAAAALPGFQPREAAIADAAADEPGPDAGVGVGGVKQEAPCAAAEEGEGEEGGAAASSCAPRYVSQHEPSFAHALQLVVRDGLRATPQPTADVLARVSAMAARARDAAPASAADPLEEPPKSGGRWNAQLKLAKSVLADQEDKPGPPGGLAPADRAVLEDFLNILRPFEEITDRVQGERVVPASLVIPSIRGIRKHLGSPSEHNHKLVVSLTIAADRWLMCYEEKTCYLRATMLDPRLKLRWCVGERASLLKDDLLTLAAAATATVTAVGPQGPDAAPPRPGAPAPAQKEVPVPLLRGRAPGLRAQPTRRGGGRLPAGALHPVPPGPAGVLEGQPAALPPARPPGPALPVHPRRPGPGPAPRQLPAVRRRLPEPHVHQAQQRPAVTDLRGVPFKKKKNPNYKPIRSPALL